One Bosea sp. 124 genomic window, CCGCGACACCCTGTATCGCATCCACGGCACGACCGAGCCTCACACCATCGGCGATGCGGTCTCCAGCGGTTGCATCCGGCTGCTCAATCAGGACATCATGGACCTGTTCAACCGCGTTCCCGTGGGCGCCACGGTGGTCATCGCACCGAGGAGTTCGACACGATCGGCGAACGATTCAATTGGCAGCACGGCCCTCACAACGCTCTGATGCCGCGATAAGGAGCCCGCGCAAATTCATCTGCGCGGGCCTCGGCAGGGGTGGATGGCTCGGTGATCTCGACGGGAAGACGACTACTGCTGCGTCCGTCGAAGCAACTGCTTGTCGTAGCCCATCGCGCGCGCGCGGTTGGTCAACGCTTCGTATTGCCGTGTGTCAATTTTTTGGGCGCGCGTGAGTATCCAAAGGAATTTTCCCGAAGGCTCGCCGACCATGGACCAGGAGTAATCGTCCGCGCGGTCGAGGACCCAATAGTCGCTTTCGATCGGCCAGAAGAACGTTACCTTTAACTTTGAGCCATTTGATCCATCGACGACGCGCGCCGAAGCCTCAGCCGTCTTGAGCGGACCGTTCAAGCCGCCCTGACGGCAAGAGTTGACCACCGATAATGAGCCGTCCGGCTTTGTGGCGTAGTCGGCAGTGACACCCTCGCAGCCCTTCTGGAAGCTCGCCTCATAGCGGCCCTGCTCGTACCATTTGCCGACGTACCGGCTAAGTTTGACGGACTTGGCCGGCTGCGGGACGCTTGAGTTACCTACCGGCTGCGTCTCCAATGGATTGCAGGCGGTCAGCGTCAAGCCGGAAACCACGGCCAGCGTCATTAGGGCGATTCGATTCATTGCTAACCTCTCCAGCGACCGCTTGAGAAGGCCCTTGACTAACTACGGTTCCGGGGCGGGCCTCTATCAAATCCCTTCAATCACGACATCGGCATGTTCGACGCCTCGGGTTTTTCTAACGGATACCGGCCATCCTCGGATAGTCGCGTCCGCTCATGGGCTTCAGGCCGCCAAGCGCCCCGTATCGTTTTCAATCTGAAAATCGGTCCAGCCGTTCGTTGCATGGTAGCGCCAGGCCAGACGGCCCGCATCGTCCATCGTGAACAGCGTCAGCCAGCCGTGGTCGAATAGCGCCTGGAGATCCGGATGCTTCGCGAGGACGGCGAGAATCGCCTCGCGCGGGGCGGCGATGACGACCGAGAGGCGCAGCGGTTTATGGACAAGTGCTTCACCGTCATGGACCGACTGCCAGGGCAGCCCGCCGCGCAACAGGCCGCCATTGCCCTCGAAGACGCCGATCCCGCCGACGACGTTGTGCAGCAGCTTGTTGCCAGCGCCGAAGGCCAGCGGTGCGACGGCGGAGCCGTAATACTGCAGGCTGATCCAGCTTGCGACGACAACGGGCGCCGTCAGGATCAGCTCGAGCACCTTGAACTCGCTGTCGGC contains:
- a CDS encoding lipocalin family protein, whose protein sequence is MNRIALMTLAVVSGLTLTACNPLETQPVGNSSVPQPAKSVKLSRYVGKWYEQGRYEASFQKGCEGVTADYATKPDGSLSVVNSCRQGGLNGPLKTAEASARVVDGSNGSKLKVTFFWPIESDYWVLDRADDYSWSMVGEPSGKFLWILTRAQKIDTRQYEALTNRARAMGYDKQLLRRTQQ